One part of the Methermicoccus shengliensis DSM 18856 genome encodes these proteins:
- a CDS encoding sulfurtransferase TusA family protein — MSIEFDLELDLGGAACPVPTLKTKVALLQMGRGEVLRVRVTNPRSAETIPRELKEEGELVGWYAEEGSYYIYLRRR, encoded by the coding sequence GTGAGTATAGAGTTTGACCTCGAGCTTGACCTTGGAGGTGCAGCGTGTCCAGTTCCCACGCTCAAAACCAAAGTCGCCCTTCTACAGATGGGCAGGGGCGAGGTGCTGAGAGTGAGGGTGACCAATCCCCGTTCTGCTGAGACCATACCACGCGAGCTTAAGGAGGAGGGCGAGCTCGTGGGGTGGTATGCAGAAGAGGGCTCGTATTACATCTATCTGAGAAGAAGGTGA
- a CDS encoding DUF169 domain-containing protein: MGIQGHSREERARDRELNVQRFRRFFELPHHIVGVRLLTKPLEGCGKRMRYCEGVRRSALYGEKLVLTERELTCGGAEVALGFSKPLFGEARLSGTKGVLLSPLQKMDEADVVLIVATPSRIMRIAELYSKIEGPIEASFSGDAAVCGEATATPFIEGTPNLSMLCSGARFFAGYRENEVVLGMPLEVFERLSATIVEDSITRALCGCLMDDIPKPLVDKLVSMGFEKATDHFMGYFGNSIVRLHVLKDDDMSEFSLHLPVRFGSEEEAKRAIESATGMEINLRRRENWVDIALVVSMHEPLHRACRKEYFEEEIKRAIEGMLEAERKLRKAVLKRSSSQDQPPNTA; encoded by the coding sequence ATGGGCATTCAGGGACATAGCAGAGAAGAGCGGGCTCGAGATAGAGAGCTAAACGTTCAAAGGTTCAGGAGGTTCTTCGAGCTTCCACACCACATCGTGGGTGTCAGGCTCCTAACCAAGCCATTAGAGGGGTGTGGAAAACGGATGCGCTACTGTGAGGGTGTGAGAAGGAGCGCCCTCTATGGGGAGAAGCTGGTACTCACCGAGAGAGAGCTGACATGTGGGGGAGCAGAGGTTGCGCTTGGTTTCTCAAAGCCATTGTTTGGGGAGGCAAGGCTATCGGGGACGAAGGGTGTGCTCCTCTCACCCCTCCAGAAAATGGATGAGGCCGATGTGGTGCTCATCGTGGCAACCCCCTCCAGAATCATGAGGATTGCAGAACTCTACTCCAAGATAGAGGGGCCCATAGAGGCGAGCTTCAGTGGGGATGCTGCCGTGTGTGGCGAGGCCACTGCCACCCCCTTTATAGAGGGCACTCCCAATCTCTCGATGCTGTGCAGCGGGGCAAGGTTCTTTGCAGGATACAGAGAGAACGAGGTGGTGCTCGGAATGCCCCTTGAAGTCTTCGAGAGGCTATCAGCCACCATCGTGGAGGACTCGATTACGAGAGCGCTGTGTGGCTGCCTGATGGACGATATCCCAAAGCCGCTCGTGGACAAGCTCGTGAGCATGGGGTTTGAGAAGGCAACTGACCATTTCATGGGCTACTTTGGCAACAGCATCGTGAGGCTTCATGTGCTAAAGGACGATGATATGAGTGAGTTTTCTCTGCATCTACCCGTGAGGTTTGGAAGTGAGGAGGAGGCTAAAAGAGCCATTGAGAGTGCAACTGGAATGGAAATTAATCTCAGAAGGAGAGAGAACTGGGTGGACATAGCCCTCGTGGTGAGCATGCACGAGCCCCTCCATAGGGCATGCAGAAAGGAGTACTTTGAGGAGGAGATAAAGAGGGCAATAGAGGGGATGTTGGAGGCAGAAAGAAAGCTCAGGAAGGCAGTGCTGAAGAGGTCATCTTCTCAAGACCAGCCTCCAAACACCGCGTGA
- the pscS gene encoding O-phospho-L-seryl-tRNA:Cys-tRNA synthase yields the protein MRFERYHPDNLKRPSSGYINIHPIQRGGILTPEARKVLLEWADGYSVCDLCFEGRVDTIKKPPIVEFKQDVAEFLGMDDVRFTAGARHAMFVVMSAFERGEVVVLDSLAHYTSYLAAELSGLKVVEVPNTGYPEFKVDPEAYAMTFERVREEYGKMPALALLTHVDYRYGNVADAKAVGRVCEDYEIPLLLNTAYSSGVMPVDGRKLRATFVVGSGHKSWAATAPMGILATTYEFCEGLFRKSKIRGEWSGRGFFKKEVPLFGCAPVYGLPLITLMASFPRVVERVMHWDEEVEKARYFVAQMEKIVGVHQIGMRPTEHTLNNFETLPFHSIAKKHKRGGYFLYSELKKRGVVGVYPGMTKSFKVNTYGLTNEELEKVIWAFRDIAEKSGLEIES from the coding sequence TTGAGGTTCGAAAGATACCACCCAGACAATCTGAAGCGACCCTCCTCTGGATACATCAACATCCATCCCATACAGAGAGGTGGCATTCTCACACCAGAGGCCAGAAAAGTGCTGCTCGAGTGGGCAGATGGGTATTCTGTGTGTGACCTGTGCTTTGAAGGGAGGGTGGACACCATAAAGAAGCCCCCAATTGTAGAGTTCAAACAGGATGTCGCAGAGTTTCTGGGGATGGATGATGTCAGGTTCACGGCAGGTGCAAGGCACGCCATGTTCGTGGTGATGAGCGCATTTGAAAGGGGGGAGGTGGTGGTACTGGATAGCCTTGCCCACTACACCTCATATCTCGCAGCCGAGCTATCGGGGTTGAAGGTGGTGGAGGTGCCAAATACGGGCTACCCTGAGTTCAAGGTGGACCCGGAGGCGTATGCCATGACCTTTGAGAGGGTCAGAGAGGAGTACGGGAAGATGCCAGCCCTTGCCCTGCTGACCCACGTGGATTACAGGTATGGGAACGTTGCTGATGCCAAGGCAGTGGGTAGGGTGTGCGAAGACTACGAGATTCCCCTTTTGCTGAACACGGCATACAGCTCTGGAGTCATGCCAGTGGATGGCAGAAAGCTCAGGGCCACGTTCGTCGTGGGAAGTGGACACAAGAGCTGGGCTGCCACGGCACCGATGGGCATCCTTGCAACCACCTACGAGTTCTGTGAAGGTTTGTTCAGGAAGTCCAAGATCAGGGGAGAATGGAGTGGAAGGGGCTTCTTTAAAAAGGAGGTTCCGCTATTCGGGTGTGCTCCAGTGTATGGGCTTCCCCTCATAACCCTCATGGCATCCTTCCCGCGAGTGGTGGAGCGGGTGATGCACTGGGACGAGGAGGTCGAGAAGGCGAGGTACTTCGTCGCCCAGATGGAGAAGATTGTAGGAGTGCACCAGATTGGCATGCGACCAACCGAGCACACACTGAACAACTTCGAAACGCTTCCCTTTCATAGCATTGCCAAAAAGCACAAGAGAGGGGGGTATTTCCTGTATAGTGAGCTGAAGAAGAGGGGAGTTGTGGGTGTATATCCGGGAATGACCAAAAGCTTTAAGGTAAACACCTATGGACTCACCAATGAGGAGCTGGAGAAGGTGATATGGGCATTCAGGGACATAGCAGAGAAGAGCGGGCTCGAGATAGAGAGCTAA
- the sat gene encoding sulfate adenylyltransferase: MKEVGPHGGRLVERLSPPSVLSELAGVPRLSISRDAALDMENIGTGVYSPLDGFMCSEEFISVVRSGRLPDGVPWTIPIVLDVDEEQLRKQDVREADTALLEHQGVPVGLLEVEEIYRYDRKEYAQRVFCTMDHCHPGVCKVLSLKDVLVGGKISFIQTVDARFPKYDLTPRETREHIRKMGWQHVVGFQTRNAPHLGHEFVQKSALMVLDTLYNGKSGLFVNPVIGRKKGGDFTDEAILAGYEALLSAYYPKHRTLLGIWKTEMRYAGPREAVFHAIVRKNFGCTHFIVGRDHAGVGDYYKPYEAQEVFKQYPDLGIVPLFFKAMFYCKRCGGVVSEDICPHDEQAHIKFSGTSIRQQLTRGIVPHEMLREEVARALLGIENPFVEVDERGEKPCEYRV; the protein is encoded by the coding sequence ATGAAGGAGGTAGGACCCCATGGTGGAAGGCTGGTCGAGAGGCTGTCCCCGCCTTCCGTGCTCTCAGAGCTGGCGGGGGTTCCGAGGCTCTCGATATCGAGGGATGCCGCCCTCGATATGGAGAACATAGGGACTGGTGTGTACAGCCCACTCGATGGCTTCATGTGCTCAGAGGAGTTCATATCCGTGGTCAGAAGTGGCAGACTTCCAGATGGGGTCCCCTGGACGATACCCATTGTGCTGGATGTGGATGAGGAGCAGCTCAGAAAGCAGGATGTGAGGGAGGCGGACACAGCTTTACTTGAGCACCAGGGCGTGCCCGTGGGTCTCCTCGAGGTCGAGGAGATATATAGGTATGACCGCAAGGAGTATGCCCAGAGGGTCTTTTGTACCATGGACCACTGCCATCCGGGCGTATGCAAGGTGCTGAGTCTCAAGGATGTGCTCGTGGGCGGGAAGATATCGTTCATACAGACTGTGGATGCTCGGTTCCCGAAGTATGACCTCACACCCAGGGAGACTCGAGAGCACATAAGGAAGATGGGGTGGCAGCACGTCGTCGGATTTCAGACAAGAAATGCGCCTCATCTTGGCCACGAGTTTGTGCAAAAGAGCGCGCTGATGGTGCTCGACACACTCTATAATGGGAAAAGCGGCCTCTTTGTAAATCCCGTGATAGGCAGAAAGAAGGGAGGTGACTTCACGGATGAGGCGATTCTTGCGGGTTATGAGGCTCTGCTGTCTGCATACTACCCCAAACACAGGACGCTTCTTGGCATCTGGAAGACCGAGATGAGGTATGCTGGGCCAAGGGAGGCAGTGTTCCACGCCATTGTGAGAAAGAACTTTGGGTGCACCCACTTCATCGTGGGAAGGGACCATGCGGGGGTGGGGGATTACTACAAGCCCTATGAGGCGCAGGAAGTCTTTAAGCAGTACCCAGACCTTGGAATAGTGCCCCTGTTCTTCAAGGCGATGTTTTACTGCAAGAGGTGTGGGGGCGTGGTGAGTGAGGACATATGCCCCCATGATGAGCAGGCACACATAAAGTTCAGCGGCACGAGCATCAGGCAGCAGCTCACGAGGGGCATTGTGCCCCATGAGATGCTTCGGGAGGAGGTGGCAAGAGCCCTCTTGGGGATAGAAAACCCGTTTGTAGAGGTGGATGAACGTGGGGAAAAACCATGTGAGTATAGAGTTTGA
- a CDS encoding sulfurtransferase TusA family protein, with amino-acid sequence MELKLRMVEDGRFELDVRDSVCPFPQLFTEMALGKVGKGTLVVITNNPPSARDIPMVLRERGYRVEVEKEGGIFRIVVRIDGHH; translated from the coding sequence ATGGAGTTGAAGTTGAGGATGGTAGAGGATGGCCGCTTTGAGCTGGACGTCAGGGACAGCGTGTGCCCATTTCCCCAGCTCTTTACTGAGATGGCGTTGGGCAAGGTGGGCAAGGGTACGCTGGTGGTAATCACGAACAACCCTCCTTCTGCGAGGGATATACCCATGGTGCTTCGGGAGAGAGGGTATCGTGTGGAAGTGGAAAAAGAAGGGGGTATATTCAGAATAGTGGTGAGGATTGATGGACATCATTGA
- a CDS encoding ubiquitin-like small modifier protein 1, with the protein MLRVKFTSVLAQLTGERRVKLDIEDITLRELIEHLSERYGASFAQRVINNEGLNEFVNVFVNGESVHHLAGLDTRLEDGDEVTFLPAVSGG; encoded by the coding sequence GTGCTGCGCGTGAAGTTCACCTCTGTGCTCGCTCAGCTCACAGGGGAAAGAAGGGTGAAGCTCGATATTGAGGACATTACCCTGAGGGAGTTGATAGAGCACCTGAGCGAAAGGTATGGAGCATCCTTCGCTCAAAGGGTGATTAACAATGAAGGGTTAAACGAGTTTGTGAATGTGTTCGTAAACGGTGAGAGCGTCCACCACCTCGCTGGTCTTGATACCAGACTCGAGGACGGGGATGAGGTCACATTTCTTCCTGCGGTTTCGGGGGGATAG
- a CDS encoding FAD-binding protein encodes MDIIDTDVAIIGGGTAGCMAALELRRANPHLHITVLERSSLKRGGCLAPGVNAIYTYLHEGERPEDFVEWVRFQGMGLVRDDLALTMIEHTPYAVSILEEYGLYMERENGKPARQGRWGVRVRGEYIKPTLAKMAMEHADTILEGVYALDVHVEDAVCGVYALDVSTAEPYFVRAKSVLVATGGASGLYRPYSVSWYPPGNVGSGYSLGIRAGAEMTSLEVRFIPLRLKDVNAPIGITAVGFKAPLINARGEQFMKTRYANVGGESAPISLRLYAPTREVMEGRFPVCIDTRGLTREQAEKLKLLYLNGWPLFALFLAARGIDITTEPLEVQGTEPYITGSHTIAGYWIDTDRRTTLRGLYAAGDAAGGVPLSHVGGALAEGVIAARAIAEQTHGAPSPEMGVVEETFEQYLRPLEHDGVSPLSVERQLQHTMDYNAGGMSRFYYSTEQSLKRALRDIQGLKSERMGASSPKELLWCHEVRDRLWLAEAVVRHMLYRRETRMQGFQMRADYPEISSDVRFVNSVWRRGFELFTRSGGMA; translated from the coding sequence ATGGACATCATTGACACCGATGTGGCAATCATAGGCGGTGGGACAGCGGGATGCATGGCAGCTCTCGAACTCAGGAGGGCAAATCCTCACCTTCACATCACAGTGCTCGAAAGGTCCAGCCTTAAGAGGGGAGGCTGCCTTGCCCCGGGTGTGAATGCAATATACACATACCTCCACGAGGGCGAGAGACCAGAGGATTTTGTGGAGTGGGTGAGGTTTCAGGGAATGGGGCTTGTTCGCGATGACCTCGCTCTCACCATGATTGAGCACACCCCGTATGCGGTCTCCATTCTTGAGGAATACGGGCTGTACATGGAGAGAGAAAATGGGAAGCCTGCAAGGCAGGGAAGGTGGGGTGTGCGGGTACGTGGGGAATACATAAAGCCCACACTCGCCAAGATGGCGATGGAGCATGCAGATACGATACTCGAGGGGGTGTATGCCCTCGATGTACATGTGGAGGATGCCGTGTGTGGGGTGTACGCCCTTGATGTGAGTACAGCAGAGCCATACTTTGTGAGGGCAAAGAGCGTGCTGGTGGCCACCGGAGGGGCGAGTGGGCTGTATAGACCTTACTCAGTATCGTGGTATCCGCCAGGCAATGTGGGAAGTGGATATTCCCTTGGAATTAGGGCGGGTGCCGAGATGACGTCTCTGGAGGTCCGTTTCATTCCACTGCGCCTGAAGGATGTGAACGCTCCCATTGGCATTACTGCAGTGGGCTTCAAGGCTCCCCTCATAAATGCCAGAGGAGAGCAGTTCATGAAGACGAGATATGCCAATGTGGGGGGTGAGAGTGCCCCAATTTCCCTCAGGCTGTATGCACCCACGAGAGAGGTGATGGAGGGGAGGTTTCCAGTGTGCATAGACACGAGGGGCCTCACGAGAGAGCAGGCTGAGAAGCTGAAACTGCTTTACCTTAACGGATGGCCCTTGTTTGCGCTGTTCCTTGCGGCACGCGGCATAGACATCACCACAGAACCCCTCGAGGTGCAGGGCACTGAGCCCTATATCACTGGAAGCCACACCATCGCTGGGTACTGGATAGATACCGACAGGAGAACCACTCTCAGAGGCCTGTATGCAGCGGGCGATGCAGCTGGCGGTGTCCCGCTCAGTCACGTGGGCGGAGCGCTTGCAGAAGGTGTGATTGCAGCGCGTGCAATCGCTGAGCAGACCCATGGGGCGCCTTCCCCAGAGATGGGGGTGGTGGAGGAAACGTTTGAGCAGTATCTCCGCCCTCTTGAGCACGATGGAGTATCGCCCCTCAGCGTAGAGAGGCAGCTTCAGCACACCATGGACTACAATGCAGGAGGCATGAGCAGGTTCTACTACTCCACTGAGCAGAGCCTGAAACGAGCCCTCAGGGACATCCAGGGCCTTAAGAGCGAGAGGATGGGTGCCTCATCTCCAAAGGAGCTTCTCTGGTGCCATGAGGTAAGGGACAGGCTGTGGCTCGCCGAGGCAGTGGTCAGGCACATGTTATATCGAAGAGAGACCAGGATGCAGGGATTTCAGATGAGGGCTGATTATCCAGAAATAAGCAGTGATGTGAGGTTTGTGAACTCCGTGTGGAGGAGAGGCTTTGAGCTGTTCACGAGGTCAGGGGGGATGGCGTGA
- a CDS encoding sulfite exporter TauE/SafE family protein, whose protein sequence is MDIIFVLLGFLIGTLVGMTGMGGGALMTPALIFFGIPASVAVGTDLLYATATKALSSLLHMRRRNIDQRLVGSLLGGSIPGSVLGGYLIGFGGGAFGEDLLNKYTSLALGVVLVIISILMLIRVVRGEEFHAREPHSVSLPSVWKLITVGVTVGFLVQFTSVGSGTLVLFFLLGFTALSPKRIVGTDLFHGFLLTTIGSLTHLWFGYVDYGIALLLIAGTIPGAYMGVSLNSRIPLAPLRVVLILVLMLAGIVLLGEWLGVLLSP, encoded by the coding sequence ATGGACATAATCTTTGTGCTTCTTGGCTTCTTGATAGGGACGCTGGTGGGCATGACGGGAATGGGTGGAGGAGCTCTCATGACCCCAGCCCTCATATTCTTTGGGATACCGGCCAGCGTAGCCGTGGGCACTGACCTGCTCTATGCCACAGCCACCAAAGCCCTGAGCTCTCTGCTGCACATGAGGAGGCGAAATATAGACCAGAGGCTCGTGGGCAGTCTGCTTGGGGGAAGCATTCCGGGAAGTGTGCTGGGAGGATATTTAATAGGGTTTGGTGGGGGTGCATTTGGTGAGGATTTGCTGAATAAGTACACCTCGCTCGCCCTTGGAGTTGTACTGGTTATTATATCCATACTCATGCTCATCCGCGTGGTAAGGGGGGAGGAGTTCCATGCCCGTGAGCCGCACAGTGTGAGCCTTCCCAGCGTTTGGAAGCTAATAACAGTGGGTGTTACAGTTGGGTTTTTGGTGCAGTTCACCTCGGTGGGCAGTGGCACCCTCGTGCTGTTCTTTCTCCTTGGCTTTACGGCGCTTTCCCCCAAGAGAATTGTGGGCACCGACCTGTTCCATGGGTTTTTGCTCACCACGATCGGGAGCCTGACTCACCTCTGGTTTGGCTATGTGGACTATGGAATTGCCCTATTACTCATAGCCGGAACCATTCCCGGCGCATATATGGGGGTCTCTTTGAACTCAAGGATACCCTTGGCACCTTTGAGGGTGGTTCTGATTCTGGTGTTGATGCTTGCGGGCATCGTGCTTCTTGGGGAATGGTTGGGAGTCCTGCTTTCTCCTTAG
- a CDS encoding DsrE/DsrF/DrsH-like family protein, with amino-acid sequence MVGIIVHSGEWDKIYHAMSIAALNVAMGEDVVMFFSYWALERLRHPDDVECGDAHKNELIRRALLEGEIKPLEYMAALGRELSEVMDTRSGSFEVMACSGSMQILGISEDELPEWVSSVSELSAFFAKAKPPVIFV; translated from the coding sequence ATGGTAGGAATAATCGTACACAGTGGAGAGTGGGACAAGATTTACCACGCAATGAGCATAGCAGCACTCAACGTGGCCATGGGTGAGGATGTGGTGATGTTTTTTTCCTACTGGGCGCTTGAGAGGCTGAGACATCCCGATGATGTGGAGTGCGGAGATGCCCATAAGAACGAGCTCATAAGGAGAGCGCTTTTGGAGGGTGAGATAAAGCCCCTCGAGTATATGGCTGCCCTTGGAAGGGAGCTTAGCGAGGTCATGGATACCCGCTCTGGCAGCTTTGAGGTGATGGCATGTTCGGGGAGTATGCAGATTCTGGGAATATCGGAGGATGAGCTTCCGGAGTGGGTGAGCTCGGTTAGTGAGCTATCCGCTTTCTTTGCAAAGGCAAAGCCGCCCGTGATATTCGTCTGA
- a CDS encoding thioredoxin family protein: MIVEMVYQPSCGACALVREVLLTRLPAHIHFREINAESPEGESFIERYGIVSTPAVLVDGKLLAEGITGRKEMERVLELIGV; this comes from the coding sequence ATGATAGTGGAGATGGTGTACCAGCCATCGTGCGGTGCATGTGCCCTTGTCAGAGAGGTGCTGCTCACGAGACTTCCAGCACACATACACTTCAGAGAGATCAACGCCGAGAGCCCAGAGGGAGAGAGCTTCATTGAGAGATACGGAATCGTCTCCACACCCGCAGTGCTCGTCGATGGAAAGCTGCTCGCAGAGGGGATTACAGGAAGAAAAGAAATGGAGAGAGTACTCGAGTTGATTGGGGTGTAA
- a CDS encoding HesA/MoeB/ThiF family protein — MLSREQIKRYSRQILVPEVGGEGQQRLLKSSVLVVGAGGLGSPAIQCLAGAGVGRLGIVDGDLVDITNLHRQTIHAGRLGLNKALSAHHFVEQLNEDVAVEAYPCALTPENARTLVSEYDVVLDCTDNFPTRYLINDVCVLEDKPLVHASVLRLEGMLTTIVPGRGHCYRCIFPSPPPRGAMPTCQEAGVLGITTSVLGSLQAAEAIKLLLGTGNTLVGRLLHLDLLTMDIDEVVVHRNPQCPVCSDEGAFDIHLEQYAQQGCELE; from the coding sequence GTGCTCAGTCGAGAGCAGATAAAGAGGTACTCAAGGCAGATACTCGTCCCAGAGGTGGGGGGCGAGGGCCAGCAAAGACTGCTGAAATCCTCCGTGCTCGTCGTGGGAGCAGGAGGGCTCGGAAGCCCAGCAATCCAGTGCCTTGCGGGAGCTGGTGTGGGCAGGCTGGGCATTGTGGATGGGGACCTCGTGGACATCACCAACCTGCACAGGCAGACCATTCATGCTGGTCGCTTGGGCCTCAACAAGGCTCTCTCTGCTCACCACTTCGTGGAGCAGCTCAATGAGGACGTGGCCGTGGAAGCGTACCCATGTGCCCTGACCCCCGAGAATGCGAGGACACTGGTATCGGAGTATGATGTGGTGCTGGACTGTACAGACAACTTCCCCACACGGTATCTCATCAACGATGTGTGTGTGCTCGAGGATAAGCCACTGGTGCACGCCTCAGTACTCAGGCTGGAGGGGATGCTCACAACCATTGTGCCAGGAAGGGGGCACTGCTATAGGTGCATATTTCCCAGTCCGCCCCCGAGGGGGGCCATGCCCACTTGTCAGGAGGCAGGCGTGCTTGGCATCACCACCAGCGTGCTTGGAAGCCTTCAGGCGGCAGAAGCCATAAAGCTCCTCCTTGGCACAGGGAACACGTTGGTTGGCAGACTTCTTCACCTCGACCTGCTCACCATGGACATCGATGAGGTGGTTGTGCACAGGAACCCACAGTGCCCCGTGTGCTCTGACGAAGGAGCGTTCGACATCCATCTGGAGCAGTATGCTCAACAGGGGTGTGAGCTTGAATGA
- a CDS encoding 4Fe-4S binding protein, giving the protein MPLRVERDVCTRCGKCAMVCPSNVIVVEDYPEVMEVGRCWHCLACVKECPTHALSLTLPEHIGSQRFEMRAWHEGKDVVFQILESGKPIEEYRFQVVR; this is encoded by the coding sequence ATGCCACTCAGAGTCGAGAGGGACGTGTGCACTCGTTGTGGGAAGTGTGCCATGGTGTGCCCCTCCAACGTCATCGTGGTGGAGGATTACCCAGAGGTGATGGAGGTGGGTAGGTGCTGGCACTGCCTTGCGTGCGTCAAGGAGTGCCCCACCCATGCCCTCTCTCTCACCCTTCCAGAGCACATAGGCTCCCAGAGGTTTGAGATGAGGGCATGGCACGAGGGGAAGGATGTCGTGTTTCAGATACTCGAGAGCGGAAAGCCAATTGAGGAGTACAGGTTTCAGGTGGTGAGATGA
- a CDS encoding sulfurtransferase TusA family protein: MSEGTQLLDLRGEVCPLTFVLTRLALEQMEKGEVLEVLIDHEPALVDLPRSVQMEDGEVLEISELSRGVWRLVLRR; the protein is encoded by the coding sequence ATGAGTGAGGGAACTCAATTGCTCGATTTGAGAGGCGAGGTTTGCCCCCTTACGTTTGTGCTGACGAGGCTTGCCCTCGAGCAGATGGAGAAGGGTGAGGTACTCGAGGTTCTCATCGACCACGAGCCTGCCCTCGTGGATTTGCCAAGGAGCGTACAGATGGAGGATGGGGAGGTGCTCGAGATAAGTGAGCTATCACGCGGTGTTTGGAGGCTGGTCTTGAGAAGATGA
- the thrC gene encoding threonine synthase: MSVMGLVCRNCGADYPPEPLYTCFECFGPLEPRYEWDDIEISRETIARGPPSIWRYRQLLPVDGEVVDLGAGFTRFIHAKRLGNALGLRQLYLIDDSTNPTYSFKDRVVSVAVSKALEFGMTAVGCASTGNLAGSLAAHAAVANLPAYVFIPKGLEKGKLTQALVHGAHIIEVDGTYDDANRLATECAEERDDWGFVNINLRPYYAEGSKTLAYEAAERLGWTVPDQVVVPVASGALLCAIHRGFAELEQVGLVEEASVKFNAAQPEGFPVARAIKEHTKVEPIRSWSTLVHSLAIGNPADGTFAKKVVEQSGGYAEDPSDLEAIEAIKLLASTEGVFTELAGGITIAALKRLVDGGRIDEDEVVVAYLTGNGLKTPEALVPHLSEPIRIDGRIEEVEEVISCCA; encoded by the coding sequence ATGAGCGTAATGGGACTTGTGTGCAGGAACTGTGGTGCAGATTACCCTCCAGAGCCGCTATACACGTGCTTTGAGTGCTTTGGGCCACTTGAGCCGAGGTATGAATGGGATGACATTGAGATATCGAGAGAAACGATAGCTCGGGGTCCACCCAGCATTTGGAGATACAGGCAGCTATTGCCAGTGGATGGAGAGGTTGTTGACCTTGGAGCGGGATTCACGAGGTTTATTCATGCCAAGAGGTTGGGGAATGCGCTGGGGCTGAGGCAGCTGTACCTCATAGACGATTCTACCAACCCCACATACTCCTTCAAGGACAGGGTGGTATCGGTTGCCGTGAGCAAGGCACTGGAGTTTGGGATGACCGCCGTTGGGTGCGCCTCCACGGGCAATCTTGCTGGAAGTCTCGCTGCTCATGCAGCAGTGGCGAATCTTCCCGCATACGTATTTATCCCAAAAGGGCTCGAGAAGGGCAAGCTCACGCAGGCGCTGGTTCACGGAGCCCACATCATAGAGGTGGATGGCACATATGACGACGCCAACAGGCTTGCCACTGAGTGTGCCGAGGAGAGGGATGACTGGGGTTTTGTGAACATAAACCTCAGACCATATTATGCCGAGGGCAGCAAGACCCTCGCATATGAGGCTGCAGAGCGTCTTGGATGGACAGTCCCCGACCAAGTGGTCGTGCCCGTGGCATCTGGTGCACTGTTGTGTGCCATCCACAGGGGCTTTGCCGAGCTGGAGCAGGTGGGATTGGTGGAGGAAGCCTCGGTCAAGTTCAATGCCGCTCAGCCAGAGGGTTTTCCTGTGGCGAGGGCTATCAAGGAGCACACAAAGGTGGAGCCCATACGAAGCTGGAGCACCCTCGTGCACAGTCTTGCCATCGGGAACCCAGCAGATGGCACGTTTGCCAAGAAGGTGGTCGAGCAGAGCGGAGGTTATGCTGAGGACCCCTCTGACCTCGAGGCGATTGAGGCCATAAAACTGCTCGCGAGCACGGAAGGTGTGTTTACAGAGCTTGCTGGAGGCATCACCATCGCCGCCCTAAAACGGCTGGTTGATGGAGGGCGCATCGACGAGGACGAGGTGGTGGTGGCATACCTCACGGGCAATGGGCTGAAGACCCCAGAGGCACTGGTGCCCCACCTTTCAGAGCCAATAAGGATAGATGGGCGCATCGAGGAGGTCGAGGAGGTGATATCGTGCTGCGCGTGA